A genomic region of Ensifer adhaerens contains the following coding sequences:
- a CDS encoding NAD(P)/FAD-dependent oxidoreductase: protein MAEKKDVVIIGAGAAGMMCAIEAGKRGRRVAVLDHAKAPGEKIRISGGGRCNFTNIHAGPKNFLSANPHFCKSALARYTPRDFLALIEKHGIAWHEKTLGQLFCDHSARDIIKMLLSEMREVHAELRLETSIESVERHGAGFRVMTDEGPIDAQSLVIASGGKSIPKMGATGLAYRIAEQFGLGLVETRPGLVPLTLDPVQLETIGELAGVAADAEARFGKTAFREAVLITHRGLSGPAILQISSYWREGQEIVLRLMPDIDIAAILKEIRRSHGKQAVQTALGDILPRRLAQFFADGAKLTGRQLADLSDKTLNQLAASIQAWTIKPAGSEGYRTAEVTLGGVDTNGLDSKTMQAKAVPGLYFIGECVDVTGWLGGYNFQWAWASGFAAGLDA, encoded by the coding sequence GTGGCTGAAAAGAAGGATGTGGTCATCATCGGCGCCGGTGCCGCGGGCATGATGTGCGCCATCGAGGCGGGCAAGCGTGGACGCCGCGTGGCTGTGCTCGATCATGCCAAGGCGCCGGGCGAGAAGATCCGCATCTCCGGCGGCGGCCGTTGCAACTTCACCAATATCCATGCGGGGCCGAAGAACTTCCTGTCGGCCAACCCGCATTTCTGCAAGTCGGCGCTGGCACGCTACACGCCGCGCGATTTTCTCGCACTGATCGAAAAGCACGGCATTGCCTGGCACGAAAAGACGCTCGGCCAGCTCTTCTGTGACCATTCGGCCAGGGACATCATCAAGATGCTGCTTTCCGAAATGCGCGAGGTTCATGCCGAACTGCGGCTGGAAACCTCGATCGAGAGCGTCGAGCGTCACGGTGCCGGCTTCCGCGTCATGACCGATGAGGGGCCGATCGATGCGCAGTCGCTCGTCATCGCCAGCGGCGGCAAGTCGATCCCGAAGATGGGCGCGACCGGGCTCGCCTACCGGATCGCCGAGCAGTTCGGGCTTGGTCTCGTCGAAACACGGCCGGGCCTTGTGCCGTTGACGCTTGATCCGGTGCAACTCGAAACGATCGGGGAACTGGCGGGCGTCGCGGCTGATGCAGAAGCCCGGTTCGGCAAGACGGCGTTTCGCGAAGCCGTGCTGATCACCCATCGTGGCCTGAGCGGCCCGGCGATCCTGCAGATCTCCTCCTATTGGCGCGAAGGACAGGAGATCGTGCTCAGGCTGATGCCGGACATCGACATTGCCGCGATCCTGAAGGAAATCCGCCGCAGCCATGGGAAGCAGGCGGTGCAGACGGCGCTCGGTGACATCCTGCCACGCCGGCTCGCACAGTTCTTCGCCGATGGCGCGAAGCTCACCGGCCGTCAGCTGGCCGACCTTTCGGACAAGACGCTCAATCAGCTTGCGGCCTCGATCCAGGCCTGGACGATCAAGCCGGCAGGATCGGAGGGCTATCGCACCGCCGAGGTCACGCTCGGCGGCGTCGATACCAATGGGCTCGATTCCAAGACGATGCAGGCGAAGGCGGTGCCGGGCCTCTACTTCATCGGCGAATGCGTCGATGTGACCGGGTGGCTTGGCGGCTACAATTTCCAATGGGCCTGGGCATCGGGCTTTGCTGCCGGGCTGGACGCCTGA
- a CDS encoding methyl-accepting chemotaxis protein codes for MFIDRILARFKIQTKVLFFILPFVVSICAVGITGLYASGLLQGRMEISNSVLQTLSGFKDVYAGMNAFLHSTTEETRQAVQSKISAQKDVLAATAAQVAGQSGQDELTAAIAATNDIEARIDGLWKLHVGEQELRAAMAANLDALLIERSKINEESNRLQYAVRKNENAAKTMLREAEKLLRASRFFNEFGTEVSKAITVDDKLKAVKERFPMIGRTERDIFRLLPKDEKSLTETITSASSEIGSLLKAPAGPETLAGISKYVDRFRTASFRLEAASVGKMRDATRIFAELDEQIVTTESVLTATRRLAASITDIQISAATFMGQTNEENRQKLLDKSLAVQQNMATLRGVASDGASFDKIADTLMPILTAMKKDAAALVEITVKRTSDFDAAGQSIDQIWGDLTGFAEQQKVAAGTERQEANQISVAATVAGVVIALLAGIALTLTLKKPIGQITAAMRRLADGRLDTAIDGDARRDEIGDMARALGVFKENALSKVRIEAESEEQRTRADMERSRNDQEKRELDRQIDLAVSELAAGLGRLAQGDLSRQIEVPFHGRLEQLREDFNGSLIRLQDTLSQIRANAQAIQESGSSMHHAADSLSKRTEAQAASLEETAAAVDQITVTVRSSAERAGEANHAVIQTKRSADSSATVVTNAIAAMGRIEDASRQIEQIIEVIDDIAFQTNLLALNAGIEAARAGEAGKGFAVVAQEVRELAQRSAEAAREIKGLINKSTNEVNAGSHLVKETGEVLASISAQIVTVSQHVEMIATASRDQAVALNEVNGSVNQMDQMTQQNASMVEEATATSRSLAHQADTLMMLVEQFRLEPEADEYNYRAA; via the coding sequence ATGTTCATTGATAGAATTCTTGCCCGTTTCAAGATCCAGACGAAGGTGCTCTTTTTCATCCTGCCTTTCGTCGTCAGCATCTGTGCCGTCGGTATCACCGGCCTCTATGCATCCGGCCTGCTTCAGGGCCGCATGGAGATTTCCAACAGCGTGCTGCAGACATTGAGCGGCTTCAAGGATGTCTATGCGGGCATGAACGCCTTCCTGCATTCGACGACCGAGGAAACCAGGCAAGCGGTCCAGTCGAAGATCTCGGCGCAGAAGGATGTGCTTGCCGCGACGGCCGCACAGGTCGCCGGCCAGAGCGGCCAGGACGAATTGACCGCCGCAATCGCCGCGACAAACGACATCGAGGCGCGCATTGACGGCCTCTGGAAGCTGCATGTCGGTGAACAGGAGCTGCGCGCGGCGATGGCTGCGAACCTCGACGCACTGCTGATCGAACGCTCCAAGATCAACGAGGAATCGAATCGGCTGCAATACGCCGTGCGGAAGAACGAAAACGCCGCCAAGACCATGCTGCGCGAAGCCGAAAAGCTGTTGCGTGCCAGCCGTTTCTTCAATGAATTCGGCACCGAGGTCAGCAAGGCGATCACCGTCGACGACAAGCTGAAGGCCGTGAAGGAGCGTTTCCCGATGATCGGCCGCACCGAGCGCGACATCTTCCGCCTGCTGCCGAAGGATGAGAAATCGCTCACCGAAACGATCACCTCGGCCTCGAGCGAGATCGGCTCGCTGCTGAAGGCGCCGGCCGGTCCGGAAACGCTTGCCGGTATCTCCAAGTACGTCGACCGTTTCCGCACCGCAAGCTTCCGCCTGGAGGCAGCATCCGTCGGCAAGATGCGTGATGCGACGCGCATTTTCGCCGAGCTCGACGAGCAGATCGTCACGACGGAATCGGTGCTGACCGCAACCCGCCGGCTCGCCGCGTCGATCACGGACATCCAGATCTCTGCTGCGACCTTCATGGGGCAGACGAACGAAGAGAACCGCCAGAAGCTGCTCGACAAGTCGCTTGCCGTTCAGCAGAACATGGCGACGCTGCGTGGCGTTGCCAGCGACGGCGCTTCCTTCGACAAGATTGCCGATACGCTGATGCCGATCCTGACGGCGATGAAGAAGGATGCCGCAGCACTCGTCGAAATCACCGTCAAGCGCACCTCGGACTTCGACGCCGCCGGCCAGTCGATCGACCAGATCTGGGGTGATCTCACCGGCTTTGCCGAGCAGCAGAAGGTGGCTGCAGGAACGGAACGCCAGGAAGCAAATCAGATCTCGGTAGCTGCAACCGTCGCCGGCGTCGTCATCGCGCTGCTTGCCGGTATTGCGCTGACGCTGACGCTGAAGAAGCCGATCGGCCAGATCACCGCTGCCATGCGTCGCCTCGCAGATGGTCGCCTGGACACCGCAATCGACGGCGATGCCCGTCGCGACGAAATCGGCGACATGGCGCGTGCGCTCGGCGTGTTTAAGGAGAACGCGCTTTCCAAGGTGCGCATCGAGGCCGAGAGCGAAGAGCAACGGACTCGCGCCGATATGGAGCGCAGCCGCAACGACCAGGAAAAGCGCGAACTCGATCGCCAGATCGATCTGGCCGTCAGCGAGCTTGCGGCCGGCCTCGGTCGCCTGGCGCAGGGCGACCTCTCGCGCCAGATCGAGGTTCCCTTCCACGGACGTCTCGAGCAGTTGCGCGAAGACTTCAACGGCTCGCTGATCCGCCTGCAGGATACGCTATCGCAGATCCGTGCCAATGCGCAGGCGATCCAGGAAAGCGGTTCCAGCATGCACCATGCCGCGGACTCGCTGTCGAAGCGGACGGAAGCGCAAGCCGCATCGCTCGAAGAAACCGCCGCCGCTGTCGACCAGATCACCGTGACCGTTCGCTCGTCGGCCGAACGCGCCGGCGAAGCCAACCATGCCGTGATCCAGACCAAGCGCAGCGCCGACAGCTCGGCCACCGTCGTCACCAACGCGATCGCGGCGATGGGACGCATCGAGGACGCCTCGCGCCAGATCGAGCAGATCATCGAGGTGATCGATGACATCGCCTTCCAGACGAACCTCTTGGCGCTGAACGCCGGCATTGAGGCGGCGCGTGCGGGTGAAGCGGGCAAGGGCTTTGCCGTTGTCGCGCAGGAAGTACGTGAACTGGCACAACGTTCGGCAGAGGCCGCGCGCGAGATCAAGGGCCTCATCAACAAGTCGACGAACGAGGTCAATGCCGGTTCGCACCTGGTCAAGGAAACCGGTGAAGTGCTCGCATCGATCAGCGCGCAGATCGTCACCGTCAGCCAGCATGTCGAGATGATTGCGACCGCAAGCCGCGATCAGGCCGTGGCTCTGAACGAGGTCAACGGCTCGGTCAACCAGATGGACCAGATGACACAGCAGAACGCATCCATGGTCGAGGAAGCGACGGCGACGAGCCGGTCGCTCGCGCACCAGGCGGATACGCTGATGATGCTTGTCGAACAGTTCCGCCTGGAGCCGGAAGCAGACGAGTACAACTACCGGGCCGCCTGA
- a CDS encoding LysR family transcriptional regulator — MKNLDWDIYRCFMSVARTGGLTGAAQTLGSSAATVGRRMLELEERTGRALFLRSQTGYQLTGDGELLFEQLQEMEAAARRVESWRREGEGATVRITVGTWIAWLLAENFPALCSERDGFSLAINVGETRASLAYRETDIGIRAFEPEETYLAASPVGDVAYAAYRQKNAPSAVSSRWVAVGEEEAISSYLRWPHQQADGRIVATITRPRSLLDLARAGAGCAVLPCFVGDLDPMLERAGEEISALRHRQWIVMNNEDRHRREIRTVVDRMTKLLRSHADVFAGKRPRRG, encoded by the coding sequence ATGAAAAACCTGGATTGGGATATCTACCGCTGTTTCATGAGCGTGGCGCGCACGGGCGGCTTGACCGGAGCGGCGCAGACGCTCGGCTCGAGCGCGGCCACTGTCGGGCGGCGGATGCTGGAACTCGAGGAGCGGACGGGTCGTGCGCTGTTCCTGCGCAGCCAGACCGGCTACCAGTTGACCGGTGACGGCGAGCTTCTGTTTGAACAGCTTCAGGAAATGGAAGCGGCGGCGCGGCGGGTCGAGAGCTGGCGGCGCGAGGGTGAAGGCGCGACCGTCCGCATCACCGTCGGCACCTGGATCGCCTGGCTGCTTGCCGAGAACTTCCCGGCGCTCTGCAGCGAGAGGGACGGCTTCAGCCTCGCGATAAACGTCGGCGAGACGCGCGCCAGCCTTGCCTATCGCGAGACCGACATCGGCATCCGCGCGTTCGAGCCCGAGGAGACCTATCTGGCGGCGAGCCCGGTCGGCGACGTCGCCTATGCCGCCTACCGCCAGAAGAACGCGCCGTCGGCTGTCAGCTCCCGGTGGGTGGCGGTGGGCGAAGAGGAAGCGATTTCGTCCTATCTTCGCTGGCCGCACCAGCAGGCGGACGGGCGGATCGTCGCGACGATCACGCGGCCGCGCTCGCTTTTGGATCTCGCCCGCGCCGGCGCCGGTTGCGCCGTGCTACCCTGTTTCGTCGGTGATCTCGACCCGATGCTGGAACGGGCCGGCGAGGAGATCTCGGCGCTACGGCACCGGCAATGGATCGTGATGAACAACGAAGACCGGCACCGAAGGGAAATCCGCACGGTGGTCGACCGCATGACGAAGCTGTTGCGCAGCCATGCCGACGTCTTTGCCGGAAAACGACCGCGTCGCGGCTGA
- a CDS encoding LuxR C-terminal-related transcriptional regulator, with product MYRSTKAADTAELTELIYGAAFGDCSWQDFLDRLTTTMPDGRSALHYHDLTSPAACVPYVSGFTPDAIDQFNNHFAAINPWIPKSVLVPVGRGLSGEHIVSRADLIKSEFYNDWLKSQTGCETTVGVTIVRSPTRTLLVSTCTSSTDEEVNQRAADQYTQLAPHLKRAFDFLRRRDLMMAEQHEGRTLLDTIGVGVIYVGDNLRIRSMNDNAEQMAAKGSPFRVTLNGRLFMDEPETNATLELLASPVGAPAQPQVRIVTTAEDGAFRITLVRRSANIFTELLDGPTVAVLIEPATSLVCDQRLDHLKDSYGLTPAEIRIASGVAAGLTLKEMSHANGVSYETIRTQLKSIYAKTRVNSQAALVKLLMR from the coding sequence ATGTATCGATCGACGAAAGCTGCCGATACGGCCGAACTGACGGAGCTGATCTACGGCGCCGCCTTTGGCGACTGCAGCTGGCAGGACTTTCTCGACCGGCTGACGACGACCATGCCCGACGGGCGCTCGGCACTGCACTACCACGATCTGACATCGCCAGCCGCCTGCGTGCCCTATGTCTCCGGCTTTACCCCTGATGCGATCGACCAATTCAACAACCACTTCGCGGCGATCAACCCCTGGATTCCGAAGTCGGTGCTCGTGCCGGTGGGGCGGGGTCTCTCCGGTGAACACATCGTCTCGCGCGCGGACCTCATCAAATCGGAGTTCTACAATGATTGGCTGAAGAGCCAGACCGGCTGCGAGACCACTGTGGGCGTGACGATCGTGCGCAGCCCGACCCGCACATTGCTGGTATCGACCTGCACATCGTCGACGGACGAAGAGGTCAACCAGCGGGCAGCCGATCAATACACCCAGCTTGCTCCCCATCTGAAGCGCGCCTTCGACTTCCTGCGGCGGCGTGACCTGATGATGGCCGAACAGCATGAGGGCCGGACGCTGCTGGATACGATCGGCGTCGGCGTCATCTATGTCGGCGACAATCTCCGCATCCGTTCGATGAACGACAATGCCGAACAGATGGCGGCCAAGGGCTCTCCGTTTCGCGTCACGCTCAATGGGCGCCTGTTCATGGACGAGCCGGAAACCAATGCGACGCTGGAGCTGCTGGCCTCACCGGTCGGCGCCCCGGCGCAGCCGCAGGTTCGCATCGTCACGACCGCGGAGGATGGCGCTTTCCGGATCACCCTGGTCCGGCGAAGCGCCAACATCTTTACCGAACTTCTGGATGGGCCCACGGTCGCGGTGCTGATCGAGCCGGCGACGTCGCTCGTTTGCGACCAACGCCTCGACCATCTGAAGGACAGCTACGGCCTCACGCCGGCCGAAATCCGCATCGCCTCCGGCGTCGCCGCTGGCCTGACGCTGAAGGAAATGTCGCATGCCAACGGCGTCAGCTACGAGACGATCCGCACCCAGCTGAAAAGCATCTATGCCAAGACCCGGGTCAATTCCCAGGCAGCCCTCGTCAAACTCCTGATGCGTTGA
- the aceA gene encoding isocitrate lyase: MTDFYKLVPSAPQGRFDGVERPYTAETVKRLRGSVEIRHSLAEMGANRLWKLIHEDDFVNALGALSGNQAMQMVRAGLKAIYLSGWQVAADANTASAMYPDQSLYPANAAPELAKRINRTLQRADQIETSEGKGLSVDTWFAPIVADAEAGFGGPLNAFEIMKAFIEAGAAGVHYEDQLASEKKCGHLGGKVLIPTAAHIRNLNAARLAADVMGTPTLVIARTDAEAAKLLTSDIDERDRPFVDYDAGRTVEGFYQVKNGLEPCIARAVAYAPHCDLIWCETSKPDLEQARKFAEGVHKVHPDKLLAYNCSPSFNWKKNLDDATIAKFQRELGAMGYKFQFITLAGFHQLNFGMFELARGYKARQMAAYSELQEAEFAAEVNGYTATKHQREVGTGYFDAVSMAITGGQSSTTAMKESTEHDQFRPAAA; encoded by the coding sequence ATGACTGATTTTTACAAGCTTGTTCCCAGCGCACCGCAAGGCCGCTTCGATGGCGTCGAACGCCCCTACACCGCAGAGACCGTGAAGCGGCTGCGCGGGTCGGTCGAGATCCGCCATTCGCTGGCCGAAATGGGCGCGAACCGCTTGTGGAAGCTCATTCACGAGGATGACTTCGTCAATGCTCTCGGCGCACTCTCGGGCAACCAGGCCATGCAGATGGTCCGCGCCGGCCTGAAGGCGATCTATCTCTCCGGCTGGCAGGTTGCGGCCGACGCCAATACCGCTTCGGCGATGTATCCGGACCAGTCGCTCTATCCGGCCAATGCCGCGCCCGAGCTTGCCAAGCGCATCAACCGCACGCTGCAGCGCGCCGACCAGATCGAGACCTCCGAAGGCAAGGGCCTTTCGGTCGACACCTGGTTCGCGCCGATCGTCGCCGATGCCGAAGCCGGCTTCGGCGGTCCGCTCAACGCCTTCGAGATCATGAAGGCCTTCATCGAGGCGGGTGCCGCCGGTGTCCACTACGAGGACCAGCTCGCTTCGGAAAAGAAGTGCGGCCACCTCGGCGGCAAAGTTCTGATCCCGACGGCGGCCCATATCCGCAACCTGAATGCGGCGCGGCTTGCTGCCGATGTCATGGGCACGCCGACGCTGGTTATCGCCCGCACCGACGCGGAAGCGGCCAAGCTCTTGACCTCCGATATCGACGAGCGCGACCGTCCCTTCGTTGATTACGATGCCGGCCGCACGGTCGAAGGCTTCTACCAGGTGAAGAATGGGCTTGAGCCCTGCATCGCCCGCGCGGTGGCTTATGCGCCGCATTGCGACCTGATCTGGTGCGAAACATCGAAGCCGGACCTGGAGCAAGCCCGCAAGTTTGCCGAGGGCGTGCACAAGGTGCATCCGGACAAGCTGCTCGCCTACAACTGCTCGCCGTCGTTCAATTGGAAGAAGAACCTCGACGACGCAACGATCGCCAAGTTCCAGCGGGAGCTGGGCGCGATGGGCTACAAGTTCCAGTTCATCACGCTTGCCGGCTTCCATCAGCTGAACTTCGGCATGTTCGAGCTGGCACGCGGCTACAAGGCGCGGCAGATGGCCGCCTATTCGGAGCTGCAGGAGGCGGAATTCGCAGCCGAGGTCAACGGCTACACTGCCACCAAGCACCAGCGCGAGGTCGGCACCGGCTACTTCGACGCCGTTTCGATGGCGATCACCGGCGGCCAATCCTCGACGACCGCCATGAAAGAATCGACCGAGCACGATCAGTTCCGCCCGGCCGCAGCGTGA
- a CDS encoding helix-turn-helix domain-containing protein: protein MAENKIFAGPRVRRIRNGLSLTQTAMADALGISPSYLNLIERNQRPLTVQLLLKLASVYKVDLDELQGETGGSLAQLREVFADPLLSAELPGEQELIEVAEAAPNAAGGVVKLYRAYREQAARLKDLADLLAGQGHMEALSGTRLPMDEVRETFEARPNHFAAIEAAAEAFHEALSPGDDLVGALKNWLKKEHGLMVRSLPVHAMPNLRRRFDRHSMRLFISERLSPYDQLREIAMEAVSIACHDAIIAELELLRFSTAEARRIARFELARYGAHALMMPYAAFLAAAQRAKYDVDMLRARFQVSFEQAANRLTMLQRAGAQGVPFFLMEIDNAGHRLRRAGASGFPQAKFGGGCPKLNIHAAFSVPGQVLVDRVEMPDGAAFLTVARTLDGPQAAFQERVRRTALLLGCEASFADEVVYGSALPPAVAIGAACRLCERQGCLARAEPPVTRPLGLDEMATGLSVFDFQ from the coding sequence ATGGCCGAGAACAAGATCTTTGCCGGTCCGCGGGTCAGGCGTATCCGCAACGGCCTGTCGCTGACGCAGACGGCCATGGCCGATGCGCTTGGCATCTCGCCGTCCTACCTCAATCTGATCGAGCGCAATCAGCGGCCCTTGACGGTGCAGCTGCTTTTGAAGCTCGCCTCGGTCTACAAGGTCGATCTCGACGAGTTGCAGGGGGAAACCGGTGGTAGCCTCGCGCAGTTGCGCGAGGTCTTCGCCGATCCGCTGCTGTCGGCGGAGCTGCCGGGAGAGCAGGAGTTGATCGAGGTGGCGGAAGCCGCCCCCAATGCCGCCGGCGGTGTCGTCAAGCTCTATCGCGCCTATCGCGAGCAGGCGGCTCGCCTCAAGGACCTCGCCGATCTCCTGGCGGGGCAGGGGCATATGGAGGCGCTTTCGGGCACGCGGCTGCCGATGGACGAGGTGCGCGAGACATTCGAAGCCCGGCCCAATCATTTTGCTGCAATCGAGGCGGCGGCAGAAGCCTTCCATGAGGCACTGTCGCCCGGCGATGACCTCGTGGGCGCTCTGAAGAATTGGTTGAAGAAGGAGCATGGCCTGATGGTCCGCAGCCTGCCGGTGCATGCCATGCCCAACCTGCGCCGCCGCTTTGACCGCCATTCCATGCGCCTTTTCATCTCCGAACGGCTGTCGCCCTATGACCAGCTGCGCGAGATCGCCATGGAGGCGGTGTCGATCGCCTGCCACGACGCGATCATCGCGGAACTCGAGCTCTTGCGCTTCTCGACCGCGGAGGCGCGCCGCATCGCTCGCTTCGAGCTTGCGCGCTACGGCGCGCATGCGCTGATGATGCCCTATGCCGCCTTCCTCGCCGCGGCGCAGCGCGCGAAATATGATGTCGATATGTTGCGCGCCCGCTTTCAGGTCTCCTTCGAGCAGGCCGCCAACCGGCTGACCATGCTGCAGCGCGCCGGAGCGCAGGGCGTGCCGTTCTTCCTGATGGAGATCGACAATGCCGGCCACCGCCTGCGGCGGGCAGGCGCATCAGGCTTCCCGCAGGCGAAATTCGGCGGCGGCTGTCCGAAGCTCAATATCCATGCCGCGTTCTCGGTGCCCGGGCAGGTTCTGGTCGATCGCGTCGAAATGCCCGATGGCGCTGCGTTTCTGACGGTGGCACGCACGTTGGACGGCCCGCAGGCGGCATTCCAGGAGCGGGTCCGGCGCACGGCCCTGCTTCTCGGTTGCGAAGCATCCTTCGCCGACGAGGTCGTCTACGGTTCGGCGCTGCCGCCTGCGGTCGCAATCGGTGCTGCCTGTCGGCTCTGCGAGCGGCAGGGCTGCCTCGCGCGTGCCGAGCCGCCGGTCACGCGGCCGCTCGGGCTCGATGAGATGGCGACCGGCCTCAGTGTCTTTGATTTTCAGTAG
- a CDS encoding fatty acid desaturase family protein — MGEKIIGEKAMGGRRRRIDPKELKRLSVLEPRKALSAIAFDWAMIAVAIAVSEYAGNPLVYLIAVVLIAGRMHALGCMIHEAAHYRIIRNRKLSDWMSDLLLAWPVLATVDGYRQNHLAHHQHANTDEDPDWTAKLGMPQFTFPQKLVRGVAQLLGYLVAVNSLRDMLHMAKRMGKNDRSTLQYKLLRIGFYVAAAAIFTLLGIWREAALYWVVPFLTFFCLFLYIRSVAEHFGNMDYSDELTSSRTVYPYAWEKLFFAPHNINYHLEHHLYPGVPFYNLPELHAILMRDRAYADKAHITRGYTTGLPAECFAPNAPLLPNQHPVSY; from the coding sequence ATGGGCGAGAAGATCATTGGCGAAAAGGCCATGGGCGGGCGGCGCCGCAGGATCGACCCCAAGGAATTGAAACGCCTTTCCGTGCTCGAACCGCGAAAGGCGCTGAGCGCAATCGCTTTCGATTGGGCGATGATTGCAGTGGCAATCGCCGTCAGCGAATATGCCGGCAATCCGCTTGTCTACCTGATCGCCGTGGTGCTGATAGCCGGACGCATGCACGCGCTCGGCTGCATGATCCACGAGGCGGCGCATTATCGCATCATCCGCAACCGAAAACTCAGCGACTGGATGAGCGATCTCTTGCTCGCCTGGCCGGTGCTTGCGACCGTCGACGGCTATCGCCAGAACCATCTCGCCCATCATCAACACGCCAATACCGACGAGGATCCGGACTGGACGGCAAAGCTCGGCATGCCGCAATTCACCTTCCCGCAGAAGCTTGTGCGCGGCGTCGCCCAGTTGCTTGGCTATCTCGTCGCGGTCAACTCGCTGCGCGACATGCTGCATATGGCCAAGCGCATGGGAAAGAACGACCGCTCGACGCTTCAATACAAGTTGCTGCGCATCGGCTTCTATGTGGCCGCGGCGGCGATCTTCACGCTGCTCGGTATCTGGCGGGAAGCGGCGCTCTACTGGGTGGTGCCGTTCCTTACGTTCTTCTGCCTGTTTCTCTATATACGCAGCGTCGCCGAACACTTCGGCAACATGGACTACAGCGACGAATTGACGAGCTCACGCACGGTCTATCCGTATGCCTGGGAGAAGCTGTTCTTTGCCCCCCACAACATCAACTACCACCTCGAGCACCATCTCTATCCCGGTGTGCCCTTCTACAATCTGCCGGAATTGCACGCGATCCTGATGCGCGACAGGGCCTATGCGGACAAGGCGCACATTACCCGGGGCTACACGACCGGACTGCCAGCGGAATGCTTCGCGCCGAACGCACCGTTACTGCCGAACCAGCATCCCGTCAGCTACTGA
- a CDS encoding polyamine ABC transporter substrate-binding protein, with translation MSKLIVTTLAAAVLAGSTMLASAQERVVNVYNWSDYIDSSILEDFTKETGIKVVYDVFDSNEILETKLLAGGSGYDVVVPTATFLQRQIAAGVFQKLDKSKLPNLSNMWDVIMDRTAKYDPGNDYAIDYMWGTTGIGYNVDKMKAILGTDEKPNWDVVFKPELAAKFKDCGIHILDSPTDVMPSALAYLGLNPDSHEAADLEKAAELLASIRPYVRKFHSSEYINALANGDICLAIGFSGDVFQARDRAAEAKAGVTVDYAIPSQGAQMWFDMLAIPADAPHVEEAHAFLNYMMKPEVVAKASNYVFYANGNKASQQFLDKAVLEDSAIYPSDEVMQKLFTVTPFEAKEQRVLTRLWTKVVTGQ, from the coding sequence ATGTCCAAGCTCATCGTCACAACCCTGGCGGCAGCCGTCCTGGCCGGTTCGACCATGCTGGCCTCGGCGCAGGAGCGCGTGGTCAACGTCTACAACTGGTCGGATTACATCGACAGCAGTATTCTGGAAGACTTCACCAAGGAGACGGGCATCAAGGTCGTCTACGATGTCTTCGATTCCAACGAGATCCTGGAGACGAAGCTGCTCGCGGGCGGTTCGGGCTACGACGTCGTCGTGCCGACGGCGACCTTCCTGCAGCGGCAGATCGCTGCCGGCGTGTTCCAGAAGCTCGACAAGTCGAAGCTGCCGAACCTTTCCAATATGTGGGATGTGATCATGGATCGTACGGCCAAGTACGATCCGGGCAACGACTATGCCATCGACTACATGTGGGGCACCACCGGCATCGGCTACAATGTCGACAAGATGAAGGCGATCCTCGGCACCGACGAGAAGCCCAACTGGGACGTCGTCTTCAAGCCGGAACTGGCGGCGAAGTTCAAGGATTGCGGCATCCACATCCTCGATTCCCCGACCGACGTCATGCCTTCGGCGCTCGCCTATCTCGGCCTCAACCCGGATAGCCACGAGGCTGCCGATCTGGAAAAGGCGGCTGAACTGCTGGCGAGCATCCGCCCCTATGTGCGCAAGTTCCATTCCTCCGAATACATCAACGCGCTCGCCAACGGCGACATCTGCCTCGCAATCGGCTTCTCCGGCGACGTCTTCCAGGCCCGCGACCGTGCGGCCGAAGCAAAGGCCGGTGTGACCGTCGACTACGCGATCCCCTCGCAGGGCGCGCAGATGTGGTTCGACATGCTTGCTATCCCTGCTGACGCACCGCACGTCGAGGAAGCCCACGCATTCCTCAACTACATGATGAAGCCCGAAGTCGTGGCCAAGGCATCGAACTATGTCTTCTATGCCAACGGCAACAAGGCCTCGCAGCAGTTCCTCGACAAGGCCGTTCTGGAAGATAGCGCCATTTATCCGTCGGACGAGGTGATGCAGAAACTGTTCACGGTGACGCCCTTCGAGGCGAAAGAACAGAGGGTATTGACCCGACTCTGGACAAAGGTCGTAACCGGCCAGTAA